A stretch of Kaistella flava (ex Peng et al. 2021) DNA encodes these proteins:
- a CDS encoding nucleotidyl transferase AbiEii/AbiGii toxin family protein — MNNWFTLTEQQQFEIINETSAQLGFSDVVIEKDWWVCMVLRAVFQSKYNTHIVFKGGTSLSKAYAVIERFSEDVDLIVDYHFLGFDDFKSKSQIKKLRKASGHFVIGDFRVELTEQLKTLGIPEEMFIIEFDPKIDDTSDPNTLELSYQSVVPSETHIQKKVIIEMGARALSEPSEKRKISSYIDQSFKGYEFAFPEFEVEVTIPTKTFLEKVFLLHEEFSKPLEKIRHHKLSRHLYDLDRLMNSEYGEKAITDKDLFNKIAKFRELMNNVRGISFENHKRDQLNIIPPAEVIDLWEADYRQMQENMIIGESLSFSDLIEKLKLIQEKFKEIPNT; from the coding sequence ATGAATAATTGGTTTACATTAACAGAACAGCAACAATTCGAAATAATCAATGAGACTTCTGCTCAGCTTGGCTTTTCCGACGTGGTCATCGAAAAAGATTGGTGGGTTTGTATGGTTTTAAGAGCTGTATTTCAATCGAAATATAATACACACATCGTTTTCAAAGGAGGAACGTCATTAAGTAAAGCATATGCTGTTATTGAACGGTTTTCCGAAGATGTTGATTTAATTGTTGATTATCATTTTCTTGGTTTTGATGATTTTAAATCGAAATCGCAAATAAAGAAACTTCGCAAAGCTTCAGGACATTTCGTTATTGGCGATTTCAGAGTAGAATTGACTGAGCAACTTAAAACATTAGGAATTCCGGAAGAAATGTTCATCATAGAATTTGACCCAAAAATTGATGATACAAGTGACCCCAATACATTGGAATTATCATATCAATCAGTGGTTCCAAGTGAAACCCACATTCAAAAGAAAGTGATTATTGAGATGGGCGCAAGAGCTCTATCAGAACCTTCTGAGAAAAGAAAAATAAGTTCATACATCGATCAGAGTTTTAAAGGATATGAATTTGCTTTTCCTGAATTTGAGGTGGAAGTTACCATTCCAACAAAAACATTTCTGGAAAAAGTTTTTCTTCTGCATGAAGAATTTTCAAAACCCCTAGAGAAAATTAGACATCATAAATTGAGTCGTCATTTGTATGATTTAGATCGGCTCATGAATTCTGAATACGGTGAAAAAGCAATTACCGACAAAGATCTTTTCAATAAGATTGCTAAATTTAGAGAACTGATGAATAATGTGAGAGGGATTTCTTTTGAAAATCATAAAAGAGATCAACTCAACATCATTCCGCCAGCGGAAGTTATTGATCTTTGGGAAGCAGATTACAGACAAATGCAGGAAAATATGATTATAGGCGAAAGTTTATCATTTTCAGATTTAATTGAAAAATTAAAATTAATACAAGAAAAATTCAAGGAAATACCAAACACCTAA
- a CDS encoding DUF2147 domain-containing protein, with protein MEDILGKWMATDKSVSVLVYKEGKAIRAKVLWFDEKLGNGQPINSRVDTRNPDPKLRNRKLIGMDILENLYFNTTKQRWENGKIYDASSGRTWDSYAEIKDDGQLIVRGFWKWQWIGKTLYFDKM; from the coding sequence ATGGAAGACATCCTGGGAAAATGGATGGCTACTGACAAAAGTGTGAGCGTACTGGTTTATAAAGAGGGAAAAGCAATCAGAGCGAAAGTCCTTTGGTTTGATGAAAAATTAGGAAATGGACAGCCAATAAATTCAAGAGTAGATACCCGAAATCCCGATCCTAAATTAAGAAATAGAAAATTGATTGGAATGGATATTTTAGAGAATTTATATTTCAATACCACCAAACAACGTTGGGAAAACGGTAAAATTTATGATGCTTCCAGTGGAAGAACTTGGGATTCTTATGCCGAAATTAAAGATGATGGTCAACTTATTGTCCGTGGTTTCTGGAAATGGCAATGGATCGGGAAAACTCTATATTTCGATAAAATGTAG
- the recD gene encoding exodeoxyribonuclease V subunit alpha, whose amino-acid sequence MENTHKLHRHFASYFNDQLVEPFVYVLSKRMENGHICIPVNSSIDEELKEGGYLKQQSFKDSSLVTSNETDLKPFVLFNDKFYLQRYFQYETTILNRLESLAKSKGKFTERSEALRSQIDFIREEISPVEDLSSYSAEEKPDWQAVAAIQGVLNNLTIITGGPGTGKTTSVAKILALLKKTEGDQLKIALAAPTGKAAVRMKESLLASVIQYKGLNIEDVVNKTEPKTLHRLLGTNLNSPFFKHNSTNPLPYDVVIVDESSMISVAMFSKLLAAIGENTRIIILGDSEQLASVDAGSLFGDVCLSQKETENQFANENLKLINSLIQPDRVVSYVLEKPDNFLNQHLVRLKKTYRFDQNSKMGRFTQAIIKGESGQLESIINSPDDDCLFVDYDYKTTFFENFLKKYKAYIEEVNIEQALIKLNNCRVLCANRESEQGIYKVNERIQSFLKREFANQIGLFNPSGELYHNQLIMVTKNQPDLNLFNGDVGIVRRDDKNKLKVYFPQLQSNSVQDENKKYHVVTPGFIEQWETVFAMTIHKSQGSEFKDVFVMLPKNQDNRILTRELLYTGITRAKERAYIQGTLEVIVATADRFVNRVSGIKERIQNN is encoded by the coding sequence ATGGAAAACACACATAAGCTCCATCGTCATTTTGCCTCATACTTTAATGATCAACTTGTTGAACCTTTCGTTTACGTTTTGTCAAAACGAATGGAGAATGGACATATCTGTATTCCAGTAAACAGCAGTATTGATGAAGAATTGAAAGAAGGTGGCTATTTAAAGCAACAATCTTTCAAAGATTCTTCTTTAGTAACTTCGAATGAAACAGATTTAAAACCCTTTGTTCTTTTTAATGATAAATTTTATCTGCAACGCTATTTTCAGTATGAAACTACTATTTTAAACCGTTTAGAATCACTCGCTAAAAGTAAAGGTAAATTTACAGAAAGAAGTGAAGCATTGCGTTCACAAATCGATTTTATCCGTGAAGAGATTTCACCTGTTGAAGACCTTTCCAGTTATTCAGCTGAGGAAAAACCCGACTGGCAAGCTGTCGCTGCAATACAGGGGGTACTGAATAATTTAACGATTATCACGGGCGGACCAGGAACGGGTAAAACTACCAGTGTTGCGAAAATCTTAGCACTTCTTAAAAAAACTGAAGGCGATCAATTGAAAATTGCTTTAGCTGCACCAACCGGTAAAGCTGCGGTGAGAATGAAGGAATCACTTTTGGCCAGCGTCATTCAATACAAAGGTTTGAATATTGAAGATGTGGTGAATAAAACCGAACCGAAAACACTTCACCGATTATTGGGAACCAATTTAAATTCTCCATTTTTCAAACATAACAGCACTAATCCACTACCCTATGATGTCGTAATTGTAGATGAATCTTCTATGATCAGTGTTGCGATGTTTTCAAAATTGTTAGCGGCAATTGGTGAAAATACACGCATAATTATTCTCGGTGATTCAGAACAGTTGGCCTCAGTCGATGCCGGAAGTTTATTTGGAGATGTTTGTCTTTCTCAAAAAGAGACAGAAAATCAATTTGCTAATGAGAATCTAAAGTTGATTAATTCATTAATTCAACCTGATAGAGTTGTCTCATATGTTCTAGAAAAGCCTGATAATTTTCTGAATCAGCATTTGGTTCGATTGAAGAAAACGTATCGCTTTGATCAGAATTCTAAAATGGGAAGGTTTACGCAAGCCATTATTAAAGGAGAATCGGGGCAATTGGAATCGATCATCAATTCACCAGATGATGATTGCTTATTTGTTGATTACGATTATAAAACAACTTTTTTTGAAAACTTTTTAAAGAAATACAAAGCCTATATTGAAGAAGTTAATATAGAACAGGCACTGATTAAATTAAATAACTGCAGAGTTTTATGTGCGAACAGAGAGTCAGAACAAGGTATTTATAAAGTAAATGAACGCATCCAAAGTTTTTTGAAAAGGGAGTTCGCCAATCAGATAGGGCTATTTAATCCTTCAGGCGAGTTATATCATAATCAGTTGATTATGGTTACAAAAAACCAACCCGATTTGAATTTGTTTAATGGAGATGTTGGCATTGTTCGGAGAGATGATAAAAATAAATTAAAAGTATATTTCCCACAGTTACAGTCTAATTCGGTTCAGGACGAAAATAAAAAGTATCATGTTGTTACGCCTGGATTTATTGAACAGTGGGAAACCGTTTTTGCAATGACCATTCATAAAAGCCAAGGTTCAGAATTCAAGGACGTTTTTGTGATGTTGCCAAAGAATCAGGATAATCGGATTTTAACGCGCGAACTACTATATACCGGTATTACAAGAGCAAAAGAGCGTGCCTATATACAAGGCACTTTAGAAGTCATAGTGGCGACCGCCGACCGTTTTGTAAATCGGGTGTCAGGAATTAAAGAACGTATTCAAAATAATTAA
- a CDS encoding DUF6088 family protein: MRPKVEQHISDQIDTLENGAIFFVDDFLDFGTSESVKKALLRLEEKQKIKRLSHGIYYKPKLSKIIGELIPSIEDIANAIARRDHARIIPTGAFAENILGLTTQVPMKFTFLTDGAARIIKVGNRTINFKSTVPKNLSTKGKISTLVIQALKQIKKDNVDEITLNKISEQLKNEEENNILHDAKLAPAWIREILLKSLNNE, from the coding sequence ATGAGACCAAAAGTTGAACAACATATTTCAGATCAAATAGATACCCTAGAAAATGGAGCAATCTTTTTTGTGGATGATTTTTTAGATTTTGGAACCTCGGAAAGTGTAAAAAAAGCATTGCTCAGACTTGAAGAAAAACAAAAAATCAAAAGACTATCTCACGGTATTTATTATAAGCCAAAACTCAGTAAAATTATTGGAGAACTTATTCCATCAATCGAAGATATTGCAAATGCTATTGCAAGAAGAGATCACGCAAGAATAATCCCGACTGGTGCTTTTGCAGAAAACATATTGGGATTAACAACACAAGTTCCCATGAAGTTCACATTCCTCACAGATGGTGCTGCGAGAATTATTAAAGTGGGCAACCGAACAATCAATTTCAAATCTACAGTTCCTAAAAATTTATCTACAAAAGGAAAAATTTCTACTTTGGTTATTCAAGCTTTGAAACAAATAAAAAAAGACAATGTAGATGAAATTACTCTGAATAAAATTTCTGAACAATTGAAAAATGAAGAAGAAAATAATATTCTTCACGATGCTAAACTTGCTCCAGCGTGGATCAGAGAAATCCTTTTAAAGTCCCTCAATAATGAATAA
- a CDS encoding AAA family ATPase produces METKFNFKVLDCIEKIYNTSKESQLKDALFIEIESEVKLLSDYLKLNAIETVLFANAFAMWFETSNFSDVFDHFGLTKFQVLKYRESIETLYSRNLLMNKNSRKKQISTYELSQNLINSISKNEVLKYSKIAESTEPKNFVDILEEFDKMSDQLGDQLISHLDFREYVSTICDENIEMPMFREIKNYQLEVFETYFLLDTIWDAIKNGDNDFNTNVIMTVDDYFAHKSQALKHVKKVANKETKLSKLDLIDISKEDFFSKHNAKVSKKVTDFLREHENVIIDEVSKEYSKLIKTEDIPEKKLFFNTDETAQLNQISAILSEDKFNEMQQRLKDKSMPIGVTAIFHGVPGTGKTESVYQLAKQTGRKIYKVDISSTKSMWFGESQKLVKKIFTQYNEMKLTEDLCPILLFNEADAVIGKRKSAGSSNVADTENAIQNIILEEMEKFNGILFATTNLVENMDAAFERRFLFKVKFEQPSLENAAKIWCEKFPFLSDKESIVLAETFNFSGGEMENIARKSAMQEILTGEKLLFEEIKNLCKNEKWSGEEKGKIGF; encoded by the coding sequence ATGGAAACAAAATTTAATTTTAAAGTATTGGATTGTATTGAAAAGATATACAATACATCGAAAGAAAGCCAGTTAAAGGATGCGTTGTTTATAGAAATAGAAAGTGAGGTGAAATTGCTTTCCGACTATTTAAAACTAAACGCTATCGAAACGGTTTTGTTTGCCAATGCTTTTGCGATGTGGTTTGAGACCAGTAATTTTTCTGATGTTTTTGACCATTTTGGCTTAACCAAATTTCAGGTTTTGAAATACAGAGAGTCGATAGAAACGCTTTACAGCCGAAATTTATTAATGAATAAAAACAGCCGTAAAAAACAGATTTCTACATATGAACTTTCTCAAAATCTTATCAACAGTATTTCTAAAAATGAAGTTCTAAAATACAGTAAAATAGCGGAGTCTACAGAACCCAAAAATTTTGTCGATATCCTGGAAGAGTTTGATAAAATGAGTGATCAACTCGGTGATCAGTTAATTTCCCATCTGGATTTTAGAGAATATGTTTCTACGATTTGTGATGAAAATATAGAAATGCCGATGTTTCGTGAGATCAAAAATTATCAGCTCGAGGTGTTTGAAACTTATTTCCTTTTAGATACGATTTGGGATGCCATCAAAAACGGCGATAATGATTTTAATACCAACGTAATCATGACGGTTGATGATTATTTTGCTCATAAAAGTCAGGCTTTAAAGCATGTTAAAAAAGTAGCCAACAAGGAAACCAAACTTTCGAAATTAGATTTGATTGATATTTCTAAAGAAGATTTTTTCAGTAAACACAATGCAAAGGTTTCTAAAAAAGTAACTGATTTCCTAAGAGAGCACGAAAATGTAATCATTGATGAGGTTTCGAAAGAGTATTCAAAATTGATAAAGACCGAAGATATCCCAGAGAAAAAGCTCTTTTTTAATACCGATGAAACTGCTCAGCTGAATCAGATTTCGGCCATTTTAAGTGAGGATAAATTCAATGAAATGCAACAGCGCTTGAAAGATAAATCAATGCCAATTGGGGTTACAGCGATTTTTCACGGCGTTCCTGGAACAGGAAAAACGGAGAGTGTTTATCAGTTGGCAAAACAAACCGGCAGAAAAATTTATAAAGTTGATATTTCTTCAACCAAAAGTATGTGGTTTGGCGAAAGTCAGAAATTGGTCAAGAAAATTTTCACTCAGTATAATGAAATGAAACTGACCGAAGATCTTTGTCCGATCTTGCTCTTCAATGAAGCAGACGCCGTTATCGGAAAACGCAAATCAGCCGGAAGTTCTAATGTCGCTGATACCGAAAATGCTATTCAAAATATTATTCTGGAAGAAATGGAAAAGTTCAACGGAATCCTTTTCGCCACCACCAATCTCGTCGAAAATATGGATGCTGCTTTTGAACGCCGCTTCTTATTTAAAGTAAAATTCGAGCAACCTTCCTTAGAAAATGCTGCTAAAATCTGGTGTGAAAAATTTCCTTTTTTGTCGGACAAAGAAAGCATTGTTTTAGCCGAAACCTTCAATTTCTCCGGTGGTGAAATGGAAAATATTGCCCGAAAATCTGCGATGCAGGAAATTCTAACTGGTGAAAAACTTCTTTTCGAAGAGATTAAAAACTTATGCAAAAATGAAAAATGGAGTGGGGAAGAGAAAGGGAAGATTGGGTTTTAA
- a CDS encoding c-type cytochrome, translated as MKTNKLKSFVSFLGFLGIIGVIITLTTNSTKTYRPVSEMQSEWKNLKILPQDITKDSLMFVMHTFNNSLGVDCSHCHTPKKDNPDKMDFPSDANKNKEIARGMLKMTNDINANYFLPHAPDPKPKQITSVYCITCHRGNPNPEKYLQGVSKMIPVLMPIKKEDMKMK; from the coding sequence ATGAAAACTAACAAATTAAAATCCTTTGTATCCTTTTTGGGATTCTTAGGAATTATCGGAGTTATCATTACTTTAACTACCAATTCTACCAAAACTTATCGCCCGGTAAGTGAGATGCAGAGCGAATGGAAAAATCTTAAAATTTTGCCTCAGGACATTACAAAAGACAGTCTGATGTTTGTAATGCATACCTTTAACAACTCTTTAGGCGTAGATTGTTCTCATTGTCATACTCCGAAAAAAGATAATCCTGACAAAATGGATTTCCCTTCTGACGCCAACAAAAACAAAGAAATCGCACGTGGTATGCTTAAAATGACCAATGACATTAATGCGAATTATTTTCTGCCGCACGCACCAGATCCAAAACCAAAACAAATAACCTCTGTTTATTGCATCACTTGCCACCGCGGAAATCCTAATCCAGAAAAGTATCTGCAAGGCGTGAGTAAAATGATTCCGGTTTTGATGCCGATTAAGAAAGAAGATATGAAAATGAAATAA
- a CDS encoding helix-turn-helix transcriptional regulator gives MAKIEQILRLKFIEDFLRSRKNKGASYDDIFDYLCQKFEDKDIEADKLKFTKRTFLRDKEAISKVLGTDIIYRRSTDTYAIESDELDEIQEDVFDNLLLVEAFREVKGRKNVMFFEQRKSRGLHLLNGLVHAITHHKIITLQYTKFWEGVAYKKTLEPYALKEFRNRWYLLANEKDDRDFFIKTFALDRISDFDFAPSSFKPKKYDTEKAFENSFGIISTLNEEAQEIVLSFDSDQGSYIKTLPLHHSQEILIDNETEFRIKLTLFPTYDFEREVLSHGKRVKIISPESFKIHLKKEVSEMLKNY, from the coding sequence ATGGCAAAAATTGAACAAATCCTTCGTCTTAAATTCATTGAAGATTTTTTGAGAAGCAGAAAAAATAAAGGAGCGTCTTATGATGATATTTTTGATTATTTATGTCAAAAATTTGAAGATAAAGATATTGAAGCGGACAAATTAAAATTTACAAAGAGAACTTTCCTGCGTGATAAAGAAGCGATTTCTAAAGTGTTGGGAACCGATATTATTTACCGCCGTTCTACAGATACTTACGCGATTGAATCTGATGAGCTCGATGAAATTCAGGAAGATGTATTTGATAATTTATTATTGGTCGAAGCATTTCGGGAAGTGAAAGGACGAAAAAATGTCATGTTCTTTGAGCAAAGAAAATCCCGGGGTTTACATTTACTTAACGGATTGGTTCACGCCATTACGCATCACAAAATAATCACGCTGCAGTACACCAAATTCTGGGAAGGCGTGGCGTATAAAAAAACTTTGGAACCTTATGCTTTAAAGGAATTTCGAAATAGATGGTATTTGTTGGCCAACGAAAAAGACGATCGCGATTTCTTTATTAAGACCTTTGCTTTGGACCGAATTTCAGATTTTGATTTTGCACCATCTTCTTTCAAACCAAAAAAATACGATACCGAAAAAGCCTTTGAAAACTCATTCGGAATTATTTCTACTTTAAATGAAGAAGCGCAAGAGATTGTTTTGTCGTTTGATTCTGATCAGGGAAGTTATATAAAAACGCTTCCGCTTCATCATTCTCAGGAGATTTTAATTGATAATGAAACAGAATTTAGGATTAAATTGACTTTGTTTCCGACTTACGATTTCGAACGTGAAGTTCTTTCACATGGCAAGCGCGTGAAGATTATTTCTCCGGAAAGTTTTAAAATTCATTTAAAAAAGGAAGTATCAGAAATGCTGAAGAATTATTGA
- a CDS encoding tetratricopeptide repeat protein, which yields MPDKEETQNETEKRIINLTDLALYTDTPFESDITDSMLELSHLYENGVAGELEADKEKAHYWTELYTKKKVNNLSERALENDNLLAMLELAELYDNKLAGEKEEDEKEDQANYWRSLYNEKNGDYQLGNRREHEATYAERFPFLAKDAIKGNTESMVKLGLMYRDSIVGQINYWNASDVVELFEKTMAGDVQSMHSLGEMYFYGQNVKEDEVKGYHWLKKAADLDYVPSILQLAELQNSGIEIEKENHTIKELFIKAAQLGSDEAKRCLVVICHEDKNEEEKEKWLQEILQTTDSEVMKAIGYFYYNGDIVEKDHNKAIQWFEKAAENGNFMVMNTLANIYKNGKGNIKKDVEKGEYWNDRHWDFEIDYSEINKFHLPKENFNKAMYWFKRAAAENNVDAIFNVGLLYDNAVNWGGDFMCDESCMFLARKWFKKAISLGHEEAKEGLKYLISDMEDCELI from the coding sequence ATGCCAGACAAAGAAGAAACACAAAACGAAACTGAAAAAAGAATAATTAATCTAACAGACCTTGCTCTATATACTGATACTCCTTTTGAATCAGACATTACCGACTCCATGCTTGAACTTTCACATCTATACGAAAATGGTGTAGCTGGAGAATTGGAGGCTGATAAAGAAAAAGCACATTATTGGACTGAATTATATACTAAGAAAAAAGTAAATAATTTATCAGAAAGAGCATTAGAAAATGATAATCTTCTTGCAATGTTAGAACTTGCAGAATTATATGATAATAAACTTGCAGGCGAGAAAGAAGAAGATGAAAAGGAGGATCAAGCCAATTACTGGAGGTCACTGTACAATGAAAAAAATGGAGATTATCAATTAGGAAATAGGCGTGAACATGAAGCCACTTATGCGGAAAGATTTCCATTTCTTGCAAAAGATGCAATCAAGGGAAATACCGAATCAATGGTAAAACTTGGCTTAATGTATAGAGATAGCATAGTGGGTCAAATTAATTATTGGAATGCTTCCGATGTCGTTGAATTATTTGAAAAAACGATGGCAGGTGATGTTCAATCAATGCATTCATTGGGAGAAATGTACTTTTACGGTCAAAATGTAAAAGAAGATGAAGTAAAAGGATATCATTGGCTTAAGAAAGCGGCAGATTTAGATTACGTTCCATCTATATTACAATTAGCGGAACTACAGAACTCTGGAATTGAAATTGAAAAGGAAAATCATACTATTAAAGAGTTATTTATTAAAGCTGCCCAATTAGGTTCTGATGAGGCGAAAAGATGTCTTGTCGTTATTTGCCACGAAGATAAAAACGAAGAAGAAAAAGAAAAATGGTTGCAGGAGATTTTGCAAACGACCGATTCAGAAGTTATGAAAGCAATCGGCTACTTCTATTACAACGGAGATATAGTAGAAAAAGACCACAATAAAGCCATACAATGGTTTGAAAAAGCCGCAGAAAACGGTAACTTCATGGTGATGAATACTTTAGCTAATATTTACAAGAACGGGAAAGGAAATATAAAAAAAGACGTAGAGAAAGGTGAATATTGGAATGACAGACATTGGGATTTTGAAATAGATTATAGCGAAATAAACAAATTTCATCTTCCTAAAGAAAATTTTAATAAAGCAATGTATTGGTTTAAAAGAGCTGCAGCCGAAAATAATGTTGATGCAATCTTTAACGTTGGTTTGCTATATGATAATGCAGTGAATTGGGGAGGCGATTTTATGTGTGATGAAAGCTGCATGTTCTTAGCCAGAAAGTGGTTTAAAAAAGCAATCAGTTTAGGACATGAAGAGGCAAAAGAAGGTTTGAAATACCTTATTTCGGATATGGAAGACTGCGAATTGATTTAA